The sequence GGGGTACGAGCCCCAGCGACGATGACGGTGGACATGGCAAATGCCTCCAAAGTGTGAACAAGCGCCGTGTGAACGACTGGTAACAGACCAATATTACTGGCGGGTAGCCGACGCAGGGACTGCCTCGGACAGCTCATCCATGTGCCTATCGTCACACTATCCGCGGACGACGTGCAGTGCCTGACGGGACCATCAGTCAGACTGGTCACCATGACTCTCGAGATCCCCGAGCACCTGTTCATCGCGATCGACCACGTCGGCATCGCTGTCCCGGACCTCGACGAGGCGATCGCCTTCTATGCCGACAAGTTCGGCATGAAGGTCGCCCACGAGGAGACCAACGAGGAGCAGGGCGTACGCGAGGCCATGGTCGCCGTCGGCGACACCGGCTCCCACATCCAGCTGCTGGCGCCGCTGCACCCCGACACCACGATCGGGAAGTTCCTGGCCAAGTCCGGCCCGGGCCTCCAGCAGCTCGCGTACCGCGTGACCGACATCGATGCGGTCTGCGCGATCCTCCGCGAGCGTGGCCTGCGGCTGCTCTACGACGTGCCGAAGCGCGGCACCTCTGACAGCCGGGTGAACTTCATCCACCCCAAGGATGCCGGTGGCGTACTCGTCGAACTCGTCGAGCCGAACAAGAACGCGCACCACTGACCCGATCCGCGTCATGAAGCGCCTCCTCCGATCGCGGAGGGGGCGTTTCTACGTGACGGACGCCTCACGAATCCTGAGTATGGGTGTACGGGTGCGCTGATATGGTCACCCGTATGAAGACGACGATCGAGCTGCCTGACGACCTGGTCGCTCAGGTACGCGACATCGCTCGCGAGGAACACACCACGATGCGCGAACTCATGATCGAGGGGCTTCGACACGCTCTCGAACGCCGCCAGGCCACCACCCGGGCCGAGTTCGTGTTCCCGACGTACGCCGGACACGGCCTTGCCGAGGGAATCATCGGAGCCGACATCATCGACGTGTCGTACGGACTCCCCCGTTGATCGCCGTCGACACCAACCTGCTCGTGTACGCACACCGGCAGGACAGTGCTCATCATGACGCTGCTCGGGCGGCTCTGGAGTCCCTCGCAGCACGGACGGCGACCTGGGCGATCCCCTGGCCGGCCGTGCACGAGTTCCTGGCGGTGATCACGCATCCTCGGATCTACGCCCCGCCCACGCCGCACGATCAGGCGTTCGCGGCGGTCCGCGCCCTCTCAGGTGCCGACAACGTCACCTTCATCGGCGAGACTCCCCACCATCTGGAGATCGTCGAAGGCCTGATCCGTGAATCAGGCGTACGCGGTGTCAAGGTGCAGGACGCCCGCATCGCGGCGATCTGCATCGGCAACGGCATCAAGGAACTGTGGACCGCAGACCGCGACTTCAGTTGGTTCCCCGAACTTCAGACCCACAACCCCCTCACCTTCAACCCGTTGAAGAAACAAGAGAACAGGTAGCGTTCCCTTCCATGCAGAAGATTCTTGATGCGATCCTCGCCGATGCCCCGGCCGAGGAATTCGCCAACCTGACCCTTCCGGAGTCGTACCGCGCCGTCACCGTCCACAAGGACGAGGTCGACATGTTCGAGGGCGTCGCGTCGCGCGACAAGGACCCTCGCAAATCGCTCCACCTGGACGATGTCCCGATGCCGGAGCTCGGCCCGGGCGAGGCGATCGTCGCCGTGATGGCCTCGGCCATCAACTACAACACCGTGTGGACCTCGATCTTCGAGCCCGTCTCGACGTTCGGCTTCCTCGAGCGGTACGGCCGTGAGTCGGCCCTCGGCAAGCGCCACGACCTGCCGTACCACATCGTCGGCTCCGACCTGGCTGGCGTCGTGCTCGCCGTCGGCGCGGGCGTGACGAAGTGGAAGGCCGGCGACCGCGTCGTCGCCCACTGCCTGTCGGTCGAGCTCGAGGCTCCCGACGGCCACAACGACACCATGATGGATCCGTCGCAGCGCATCTGGGGCTTCGAGACCAACTTCGGCGGCCTGGCCGACGTCGCCATGGTCAAGGCCAACCAGCTCATGCCGAAGCCGGAGCACCTCACCTGGGAAGAGGCTGCGTCCCCGGGCCTGGTGAACTCCACCGCGTACCGCCAGCTCGTCTCCAAGAACGGTGGCGGCATGAAGCAGGGCGACAACGTCCTGATCTGGGGCGCCTCGGGCGGTCTCGGTGGCTTCGCGACGCAGTACGCCCTCAACGGTGGCGCCAACCCGATCTGCGTGGTGTCGAACGAGGAGAAGGCCCAGATCGTGCGCAACCTGGGCGCCGAGATGGTCATCAACCGTTCCGAGCTCGCTCCGAAGTTCTGGAACGAGGAAGGCACGAAGCAGGATCCGAAGGAATGGCTGCGCTTCGGCAAGGCGATCCGCGAACTCACCGGCGGCGAGGACATCGACATCGTCTTCGAGCACCCGGGTCGTGAGACCTTCGGCGCCTCGGTGTTCGTCACCCGCAAGGGCGGCATCATCACGACCTGCGCCTCGACCTCGGGCTACATGCACGAGTACGACAACCGCTACCTGTGGATGAACCTCAAGAAGATCATCTCCAGCCACTTCGCGAACTACCGCGAGTCGTGGGAGGCCAACCGCCTCATCGCGCAGGGCAAGATCCACCCGACGCTGTCGCGGGTCTACTCCCTCGACGAGGTCGGTCAGGCCGCGCTCGACGTGCACCACAACAAGCACCAGGGCAAGGTCGGCGTCCTCGCGCTGTCGCCGCAGGAGGGCCTCGGCGTGAAGAACGAGGAGCTCCGCGCGAAGCACCTCGACAAGATCAATCTGTTCCGCGGGATCTGATCCCAAGAACACCAGACACCGCCTGTGGGATCACTTCCCGCAGGCGGTG comes from Nocardioides baekrokdamisoli and encodes:
- the mce gene encoding methylmalonyl-CoA epimerase, with protein sequence MTLEIPEHLFIAIDHVGIAVPDLDEAIAFYADKFGMKVAHEETNEEQGVREAMVAVGDTGSHIQLLAPLHPDTTIGKFLAKSGPGLQQLAYRVTDIDAVCAILRERGLRLLYDVPKRGTSDSRVNFIHPKDAGGVLVELVEPNKNAHH
- a CDS encoding type II toxin-antitoxin system VapB family antitoxin; this translates as MKTTIELPDDLVAQVRDIAREEHTTMRELMIEGLRHALERRQATTRAEFVFPTYAGHGLAEGIIGADIIDVSYGLPR
- a CDS encoding type II toxin-antitoxin system VapC family toxin, whose translation is MIAVDTNLLVYAHRQDSAHHDAARAALESLAARTATWAIPWPAVHEFLAVITHPRIYAPPTPHDQAFAAVRALSGADNVTFIGETPHHLEIVEGLIRESGVRGVKVQDARIAAICIGNGIKELWTADRDFSWFPELQTHNPLTFNPLKKQENR
- the ccrA gene encoding crotonyl-CoA carboxylase/reductase codes for the protein MQKILDAILADAPAEEFANLTLPESYRAVTVHKDEVDMFEGVASRDKDPRKSLHLDDVPMPELGPGEAIVAVMASAINYNTVWTSIFEPVSTFGFLERYGRESALGKRHDLPYHIVGSDLAGVVLAVGAGVTKWKAGDRVVAHCLSVELEAPDGHNDTMMDPSQRIWGFETNFGGLADVAMVKANQLMPKPEHLTWEEAASPGLVNSTAYRQLVSKNGGGMKQGDNVLIWGASGGLGGFATQYALNGGANPICVVSNEEKAQIVRNLGAEMVINRSELAPKFWNEEGTKQDPKEWLRFGKAIRELTGGEDIDIVFEHPGRETFGASVFVTRKGGIITTCASTSGYMHEYDNRYLWMNLKKIISSHFANYRESWEANRLIAQGKIHPTLSRVYSLDEVGQAALDVHHNKHQGKVGVLALSPQEGLGVKNEELRAKHLDKINLFRGI